Proteins co-encoded in one Odontesthes bonariensis isolate fOdoBon6 chromosome 24, fOdoBon6.hap1, whole genome shotgun sequence genomic window:
- the LOC142374902 gene encoding uncharacterized protein LOC142374902: protein MDDQGRRRGVCVRGGRGAGQGGRGVCARGGRGAGQGGRGAGRGVGQRGREAVQRGAGQGGRGEGGRARRRIFITDEMRATVIDHVIDHVIDHVIVHGMTMTEAGQRVQPNLSRFSVATIIWAFREHNRVERLPFAGGRASIFTPAQEVLIVDMVRENNVMRLREIRERIIGDNLNFLNTDNVSLTTIDRVLKRQRVRMKQAYRVPFERNSDRIKHLRHQYVQSIFKLESMARPHEFVFVDEAGFNLTKRRRRGRNIIGRRAIVDVPGQRGGNITLCAAMSYRGLLHRTWCLQH, encoded by the exons ATGGATGATCAAGGTAGAAGAAGAGGAGTTTGTGtcagaggagggagaggagcaggTCAAGGAGGGAGAGGAGTTTGTGccagaggagggagaggagcaggTCAAGGAGGGAGAGGAGCGGGCCGAGGAGTGGGCCAAAGAGGGCGAGAAGCAGTCCAAAGAGGAGCAGGCcaaggagggagaggagaaggagggCGAGCAAGACGACGCATTTTCATTACAGATGAAATGAGAGCAACAGTCATTGACCACGTCATTGACCACGTCATTGACCACGTCATTGTCCACGGCATGACAATGACCGAAGCGGGACAACGAGTCCAACCAAACCTCAGCAGATTCTCAGTGGCCACCATTATTTGGGCCTTTAGAGAACACAACAG AGTTGAAAGATTGCCATTTGCAGGTGGGAGGGCTTCCATATTCACACCAGCCCAAGAGGTCCTCATTGTGGATATGGTTCGGGAGAACAATGTGATGAGACTACGGGAGATACGGGAGAGGATCATTGGTGACAATTTGAACTTTCTGAACACTGACAATGTCAGCCTGACAACCATAGACAGAGTCCTCAAGCGCCAGAGAGTACGCATGAAGCAGGCTTATAGGGTACCCTTTGAGCGCAACTCTGACAGAATAAAACACCTCCGTCACCAGTATGTGCAA AGCATCTTCAAGTTGGAGTCCATGGCCAGACCCCATGAATTTGTATTTGTGGATGAGGCTGGCTTCAACCTcacaaaaaggaggaggagaggccgTAACATCATAGGACGGAGAGCTATCGTTGATGTGCCTGGCCAACGTGGAGGAAACATCACTCTCTGTGCTGCCATGAGTTATAGAGGGCTTCTCCATCGAACTTGGTGCCTACAACACTGA